From Drosophila santomea strain STO CAGO 1482 chromosome 2R, Prin_Dsan_1.1, whole genome shotgun sequence:
ACAGGGAGCCTCCCAGTCGCAACTATCACTCAAAACTCACGGTATAATAATTTAGAGGTAATATTTacttaaacaataaatttcaattttcacaaaACCTGAAATTTAATCTGAGCATTTGAAATACTAAGTGAAAGCTTTAAGTTGAATTATAAACGTTTATAGAGTGACttagaaaaacaaatttactgaataaatttgtttaatttaaagttgCCCCAAGctttgtttcaattaaattatttcgcAATATTTTGCTTGGCCACATCTATAGATGCTCTTACTTCGGAGCATAGAACATTTTGAAATCGAAGAAATACAATTCGAGCGTTTTCATTACGTTTTATATTTCATCCACTTCCTTTGATGTGCTTCTAATTGATCAGACAACCTTTTCCTATTCCCATTCAGCAAATGCCAGAGACAAGACAAATATGCAGCAACCGCGCATATGTCACTAAAGCACAACTCcctgtatatatgtacatatgtacgtatatgcATGGTAGTGTGTGGTATTCACATTCATTCACATagatacacacgcacacactggCAACATTGGAAACATTGTTAAACTGAcggaagcagcagcatcgcTGACACTCGCATGATGGTGAAATATTCGCCATTGAACCCGACTCTATCAGCCATTTTCGGGGGGCGGCTGCCTGGgaaggggggcgtggcaacaatGTGAGAATGCATGACAGGCGAAAAAAAGAGGGTGGTGGGATATTGGAGGCGGGTAAAGAAATACATACACAACAGAAATATTTACAGCGGACATCAGAAATTGTAAACCAACAATACggcaacgaaaataaaaagaatggTTGAAAAAGTTTTCGTTATAATGAGAACGGGAGCAAATAATATATTGGGAAAAAAACCAAGAGATGTATATCTTGTTGATCAGGGTCTGCGATTTATTCAGCTCGACACCATTTGCCAAAGAAATTTAGTAACATTTAAGCAAATTAACATCACTACCACATCGGTTCTCCACTTGCAAGAGTGATTTGCAGAGATATGTAGATATAAACATAGATAGAAAGATagacagatagatagatatagatagagagaaagagggagaaaaagaaagattcgaaagaaaataaatgttacATCAAAGGAATTTTGTaatttctgtttgctttatttgcttttaatttttgtgcaGTCTCTAACTAACGTTAAGGTAAAGGTTGTTAaactacataaataaaaaatatatatgtatatccataTAGTATTTTTATACAATATTGTACAATTCTGATGTCCGAGCTTTGGGTCGAAACTTTACCCTGCATTGCATTCAGATTACGATTACTTAGTGGGGGCAAAAGGTTCAGACCCAAAACAGCATTAGGTGAAAGGCGCTCACAAGACAATAAACGTAAGTaaacgaaatggaaataataataaacaatcatagtaaataaataatgactTGGAACTTAACGTACACATAAAATAACAAGAACAGAAAACCAGTTGcgtaaatcaaaataaataaaaaccaaacgaAATGGGACAAGTTCGGAGGAAATGCTTTTGGTTAGGTTAGATTAACAGTAAACGTAACGATGAACAGTTTAGTTAGGTTGCTCCTTCGACAGGATCGACAAAAAAAACAGGATAACACTTACGGAGCGGAGGGGAAGTGTGAACGATGGAGCACAAATAAAGAACGAAGcacacatggcgtatacgcaattaTCGTTTAAAGTTCTTTTCGGCGGGAGTTTGCACAACACAAGGGTAAAATACTGAGCAGGCTACAGTGACAGCGATCCCTACTGTACAGTCTACACAGTAATTTGTAACTACCTACACGAAAGTGACTTCCTTTTCTTAAAGTGTATACTTTCTTACctagtatatatgtattttgaTATGAATATTAAACGGACCTTAAAGCTTGTGACCTTGACCTACTATTGTGTTATTCTGGTTCTGTAACCCAATTCAATCCTCCTATTCATCCTCATCCGTGACCTCAATCTCCTCTTCTGTGtactcctcctcttcctcttcttctggACTTTCTTCTGTAGATTTGTCTGTTTCTACCACCAGCTCCTGATGGCTTATGTGGTCCACTGGGTTTTCTTCGACTTTCTGGGCAATGCCATTCTCGGGCGGAAGTACATTGATCACTGGCAAATTCTGACTCTCTATCTCGATTACTCTTCCTTCACCTTCTTCCTGCTCTTCTTCACTATCGGTGGCTGTTACCTCTTCGTACTCGGATGAGGATTCTTCCTCCTCTGTTGCTTCAGAAGAGGTCGGTTGCAGTGATTCTTCCGGGAGGTTAAGCAATTCCCTACCAGTTTCTTCCACAGATTGTTCTACTTGTTGTTCACCCTCCTCCtcatcatcctcctcctcttcttcttcgtcctcgtcttcgtcttcgtcttccTCCTCTACATCCTCATCCTCTTCATCGCTGTCACTGCTTTCACTGGCCACGCCTTCTTCTTCTGTATTTGCCTCATTCACACTTACCTCGGCTCGCGTCGTGGATGCCGCACTACTACGCACTGGAGATGCCGCCTGGTTGGAGCTGCCATCACTCTCCTCGCCTCCACGATTCTTCAGAGCTGCCACCCGCTGATCGCTGGCGGTGTCGCCACCGCCACTGGACGTCGATGTAGCTGCTCCACCTGTCGATGATGAGCCGGCATTCTTGCGCTTCTGGCGTgccagctcctcctcgtcggcggcggcggcggtctGCTgattcttctgctgctgccgttgcatGGCCGCCTTTTGGGCCTGAATGGCGGCTTGAACGGCCGCTTGAGCTGCGGCAGCGGCATCGGAtttcttctccttcttctccttgCCAATATCGGCCAAACGCTGGACAACGCGCGAACAGTCGCTCAAACGGATGATGCCGCTCAACTGGCCGCGGGATACATCCTCGCTGTCCAGGACGCGATCCTTGCGCTCCTTGAGctcctgctgccgctgctgttgttgctgttcacTGTCGGAGTCGTCGTTCTGGTGGGATCTCACGAATCGCGAGCGGAAGCGGGATGACTTGCCCGCCCTGCCCGAAGAACCATCGTTGTCGTAGTCGTTCTCATAGTCGTAGTCGCCACCACTGCGTCCATAGCGGTCGTTGTTCGCCTGGGTGGCGCTGCGCTGCGGCCGTTCGCCGAACTTGCGACCGCCCAGAACGGGCTCATCGTTGTAGCCACTGCGCTCCTCCTGCTGGCGGAACTGGGTGGCCAGGCGGTGGTCGCTCTTCGAACGCATCAAGCCCGGCTGCAGAGCACTGGGCGGTGCCAGGTGGGAACTGCTAACCGAACCGCCACTTGGCGTCGAATGAGGCGCTATATTCAGGTCACCGAAGGTGGCCAGGTTCATAACCAGCTGGTTGGGATCTATGGAGACCAGGAACCGCACTCGTCGACTGTAGTCGTTATTCTCGTACTCGAAGTGACGCAGGAACTCGACCGTCTTCAGGAAGATCTCCTTGGTGTCCATCAGCTCGCAATCGTCCCACTCCACGGTCTCGTTCATGTACTTGTCCACCGTGTCGCAGTTGCTGGTGATGTTCGTGATTTCCAGATCGAGATTCTCCTTTAAGGTGGTCAGATTGCGCAGCTCCACGGCCAAATAGCGATCGATCTCGCCCTTCAGCTGGTCGGAACGATCCTTAATCGCCTTGGTGATCCGCTGGTAGATCTCATCGATCTCCTCCGTCACACTGATGGCGTTTGTCTGCAGACTCATGGTGTTCTTCTCGATGATCGCCAGCGAGTCCTGCAGTCGGTGCAAACTGCGACGGATCTAAGGACATTCAATGGATAAATGTAAGTTAAGCCGATTTTAAGTAGCTGCGATCGAATTCTCACCTGTGAGTTGAATCGCGTGATCTCACGTCGCAGAATGTCCATGTGGGCGCTTTTGCAGTCCTCGCAGATctttttctcgcagtgtgcACAATGGGACAGATAGGCTTTTTCCGAGCAAACGCCGCAACGCTCCATAATTTGACCTGCAAGAGGCGAAGGGGGAAGAACACAATTACTTATCACACCTGACTGCCAAAAAATACACTCCACA
This genomic window contains:
- the LOC120444387 gene encoding hornerin isoform X7, with the translated sequence MEQFEQLLTCCVCLDRYRIPKLLPCQHSFCMEPCMEGLVDYVRRQVKCPECRAEHRIPYNGVQAFPTNVTLQRFLELHIEITGELPDPTSGQIMERCGVCSEKAYLSHCAHCEKKICEDCKSAHMDILRREITRFNSQIRRSLHRLQDSLAIIEKNTMSLQTNAISVTEEIDEIYQRITKAIKDRSDQLKGEIDRYLAVELRNLTTLKENLDLEITNITSNCDTVDKYMNETVEWDDCELMDTKEIFLKTVEFLRHFEYENNDYSRRVRFLVSIDPNQLVMNLATFGDLNIAPHSTPSGGSVSSSHLAPPSALQPGLMRSKSDHRLATQFRQQEERSGYNDEPVLGGRKFGERPQRSATQANNDRYGRSGGDYDYENDYDNDGSSGRAGKSSRFRSRFVRSHQNDDSDSEQQQQQRQQELKERKDRVLDSEDVSRGQLSGIIRLSDCSRVVQRLADIGKEKKEKKSDAAAAAQAAVQAAIQAQKAAMQRQQQKNQQTAAAADEEELARQKRKNAGSSSTGGAATSTSSGGGDTASDQRVAALKNRGGEESDGSSNQAASPVRSSAASTTRAEWRTDVSKPPVSAQVAAVKKTQRSGSSDSSASTESSASSAAAAAVAATSTSTSASATAAAPATSSSNSTSQNAKAPSSSRYSTARDATAVPEKKPFVSRFLPQHSTANATNGSADKKKAESSSSSEEETSSESESESEPETKAKSSAASSSTNTKSTPSSAASSTTAASSSTTGGGSYRDRLEARRASRDDSSSTAAGRSSYATPSSSGYGSGSGTTGGRTRAVPAPHHTSESEDRYGSGTGSSVLPFSIPYISRPSRARYRKRLADV
- the LOC120444387 gene encoding hornerin isoform X6 — protein: MEQFEQLLTCCVCLDRYRIPKLLPCQHSFCMEPCMEGLVDYVRRQVKCPECRAEHRIPYNGVQAFPTNVTLQRFLELHIEITGELPDPTSGQIMERCGVCSEKAYLSHCAHCEKKICEDCKSAHMDILRREITRFNSQIRRSLHRLQDSLAIIEKNTMSLQTNAISVTEEIDEIYQRITKAIKDRSDQLKGEIDRYLAVELRNLTTLKENLDLEITNITSNCDTVDKYMNETVEWDDCELMDTKEIFLKTVEFLRHFEYENNDYSRRVRFLVSIDPNQLVMNLATFGDLNIAPHSTPSGGSVSSSHLAPPSALQPGLMRSKSDHRLATQFRQQEERSGYNDEPVLGGRKFGERPQRSATQANNDRYGRSGGDYDYENDYDNDGSSGRAGKSSRFRSRFVRSHQNDDSDSEQQQQQRQQELKERKDRVLDSEDVSRGQLSGIIRLSDCSRVVQRLADIGKEKKEKKSDAAAAAQAAVQAAIQAQKAAMQRQQQKNQQTAAAADEEELARQKRKNAGSSSTGGAATSTSSGGGDTASDQRVAALKNRGGEESDGSSNQAASPVRSSAASTTRAEWRTDVSKPPVSAQVAAVKKTQRSGSSDSSASTESSASSAAAAAVAATSTSTSASATAAAPATSSSNSTSQNAKAPSSSRYSTARDATAVPEKKPFVSRFLPQHSTANATNGSADKKKAESSSSSEEETSSESESESEPETKAKSSAASSSTNTKSTPSSAASSTTAASSSTTGGGSYRDRLEARRASRDDSSSTAAGRSSYATPSSSGYGSGSGTTGGRTRAVPAPHHTSESEDRYGSGTGSSFVQVLRAGINMALATLLLIRLVWRLIVKFITFT
- the LOC120444387 gene encoding hornerin isoform X9; this encodes MEQFEQLLTCCVCLDRYRIPKLLPCQHSFCMEPCMEGLVDYVRRQVKCPECRAEHRIPYNGVQAFPTNVTLQRFLELHIEITGELPDPTSGQIMERCGVCSEKAYLSHCAHCEKKICEDCKSAHMDILRREITRFNSQIRRSLHRLQDSLAIIEKNTMSLQTNAISVTEEIDEIYQRITKAIKDRSDQLKGEIDRYLAVELRNLTTLKENLDLEITNITSNCDTVDKYMNETVEWDDCELMDTKEIFLKTVEFLRHFEYENNDYSRRVRFLVSIDPNQLVMNLATFGDLNIAPHSTPSGGSVSSSHLAPPSALQPGLMRSKSDHRLATQFRQQEERSGYNDEPVLGGRKFGERPQRSATQANNDRYGRSGGDYDYENDYDNDGSSGRAGKSSRFRSRFVRSHQNDDSDSEQQQQQRQQELKERKDRVLDSEDVSRGQLSGIIRLSDCSRVVQRLADIGKEKKEKKSDAAAAAQAAVQAAIQAQKAAMQRQQQKNQQTAAAADEEELARQKRKNAGSSSTGGAATSTSSGGGDTASDQRVAALKNRGGEESDGSSNQAASPVRSSAASTTRAEWRTDVSKPPVSAQVAAVKKTQRSGSSDSSASTESSASSAAAAAVAATSTSTSASATAAAPATSSSNSTSQNAKAPSSSRYSTARDATAVPEKKPFVSRFLPQHSTANATNGSADKKKAESSSSSEEETSSESESESEPETKAKSSAASSSTNTKSTPSSAASSTTAASSSTTGGGSYRDRLEARRASRDDSSSTAAGRSSYATPSSSGYGSGSGTTGGRTRAVPAPHHTSESEDRYGSGTGSRI
- the LOC120444387 gene encoding hornerin isoform X8; this encodes MEQFEQLLTCCVCLDRYRIPKLLPCQHSFCMEPCMEGLVDYVRRQVKCPECRAEHRIPYNGVQAFPTNVTLQRFLELHIEITGELPDPTSGQIMERCGVCSEKAYLSHCAHCEKKICEDCKSAHMDILRREITRFNSQIRRSLHRLQDSLAIIEKNTMSLQTNAISVTEEIDEIYQRITKAIKDRSDQLKGEIDRYLAVELRNLTTLKENLDLEITNITSNCDTVDKYMNETVEWDDCELMDTKEIFLKTVEFLRHFEYENNDYSRRVRFLVSIDPNQLVMNLATFGDLNIAPHSTPSGGSVSSSHLAPPSALQPGLMRSKSDHRLATQFRQQEERSGYNDEPVLGGRKFGERPQRSATQANNDRYGRSGGDYDYENDYDNDGSSGRAGKSSRFRSRFVRSHQNDDSDSEQQQQQRQQELKERKDRVLDSEDVSRGQLSGIIRLSDCSRVVQRLADIGKEKKEKKSDAAAAAQAAVQAAIQAQKAAMQRQQQKNQQTAAAADEEELARQKRKNAGSSSTGGAATSTSSGGGDTASDQRVAALKNRGGEESDGSSNQAASPVRSSAASTTRAESKPPVSAQVAAVKKTQRSGSSDSSASTESSASSAAAAAVAATSTSTSASATAAAPATSSSNSTSQNAKAPSSSRYSTARDATAVPEKKPFVSRFLPQHSTANATNGSADKKKAESSSSSEEETSSESESESEPETKAKSSAASSSTNTKSTPSSAASSTTAASSSTTGGGSYRDRLEARRASRDDSSSTAAGRSSYATPSSSGYGSGSGTTGGRTRAVPAPHHTSESEDRYGSGTGSSVLPFSIPYISRPSRARYRKRLADV